The following proteins come from a genomic window of Maribacter sp. HTCC2170:
- a CDS encoding DUF6515 family protein, protein MKNFKIIMVILVFIGSMASMNAQKKVVKVYPKHGTVITKVYKPKIVVHKGAKFHFAKGVWYKTRGKKFVVCAAPIGIKVRHLPRGYKVVRVNGRKMYKYKGIWYQKKRGGYIIVNV, encoded by the coding sequence ATGAAAAATTTTAAAATCATTATGGTCATTTTGGTCTTCATTGGTAGTATGGCATCTATGAACGCCCAAAAAAAAGTAGTTAAGGTTTATCCTAAACATGGTACAGTTATCACCAAAGTTTATAAACCAAAAATTGTTGTGCACAAAGGTGCCAAATTCCATTTTGCAAAAGGGGTTTGGTATAAAACCAGAGGGAAGAAGTTTGTTGTCTGTGCCGCACCAATTGGTATTAAAGTTAGGCACTTACCAAGAGGATACAAAGTAGTACGGGTAAATGGAAGAAAAATGTACAAATACAAAGGTATTTGGTATCAAAAAAAGAGAGGTGGGTATATTATAGTAAACGTATAG